CAAACACCAGGCAGAAATCGTGCTGCAGTTCAAGAAGGCAGATCAACCCGCCCGGCTAAAGATGCTCAAGGAGCAGAATCTTTGGAAAGTAGGCCTTATCGAGACCTTCGGTACCGAGAGGCGCGACAAGCCAAGATGGTAACGCAGTCATGAAAAAGGTGATCTCTTTCGACCTTGACGGGACGCTCGTTCAGGGGAAATTCGGCGATATGGTATGGCACCGCGGCATCCCGGGCAAATACGCCGAAAAATATGGCGTGCAATTCGAGGAAGCACAGAGAATCATCCTCAGGGAGTATGAAGAGATTGGTGACTCGAACCTGCTCTGGTATGACGTGGATTACTGGCTCGCCAAATTCGGTTTGCAGGTATCAGCACATGACTTACTGGACGCGTACGCTGCGCACATAGAGGTGGTGCCCCATGCCCTTGAGGTGATCCGCAGGCTTAGAGAGCGCTACAGGCTCGTGATAGCTTCAAATGCTGCCCGCATATTTGTGGACAAGGAGCTCGCCCAGGCAGGCATTGCAGATCATTTCGAGTATGTGGTATCAGCGACCTCAGACCTCGGCATGGTAAAGAAAGAAAAGAGATTTTATCACAGGCTTGCAGCCACTCTCGGTATTACACCAGAGGATCTTGTGCACGTGGGTGACCATGAGATTTTCGACTATCAGGTGCCGGGTTCCCTTGGGATTGAATGCTACCATTACAACCCCTCCGGCGAGAGCAATGGAAACGTCATTACTGACCTGAGGGAACTCCTGAGAAGACTGTGACAGCTTACGTTACGGGTTACGAGTTACGTGTTGCGAGTTACGGGTTACAGACTAACTGGTGACGGAGGAAGCATGAAGAGGTGCTACAAGTGCGGCACTACGATTGAGATAGAGAAAGTCTCGCGACGTGATGAGTGTCCGAACTGCGGCTCCGATGTTCGAGTCTGTCTGAACTGCGCTTTTTTCTCCGAATCAAAAGCCAATTCGTGCGAAGAGTCCCAGGCTGAACCGGTCAAAGAAAAGGATAGAGCTACCTATTGCGATTTCTTCCGTTTCAGCGAGAAAGCCGGGCGATACGCGGTCAATGGCATAAAACCGGCGCAGAAGAACTCGGCCAAAGCGGAGGCCGAAAAGCTCTGGAATGAGCTTTTCAAAAAACCTTAGCCGACTGCGTCCCGCTCAGCCCTGGTATAGATGATCCTGTAGCGATCCCTGTCAACGTCAAAACACGCGGTGCAGCCGCTCTCCTCGCAATCCCCAACCTTCAGCTCTTCTTGGGCCGGCATCGGTTCAAGAAGCACCTCAAAGCCTATCTCCCGGTAAAGATCGACTGCCTCCTGGAGTCTCGGCCCGGCCGCAACAAACCTTCGCTCCCATCCTTCCCGAGCTAATTTTTCTTCTCTCTCCGTCATAGCCCCAGATTATACACAATCGGCTATATCTTTAGAAGAGCGCGCAGCAGCTCTCCTCCCTACTGCACACCTATCCCTATTCAGTACTGAGTACCTCTAAAGTTTCCGGCGAATTTCTCCGAAAACTAACAGAGCCCTAAAGCAAAGCTTCGTAGCAAGTATGGATACGATTCATCTAGATCCTTTTATAGTGGAGATGCAGACCCCGGGCCGCTGATCTCGCGTCCGACAAAAAGGGAGAGCCACTGTGGCAACCGATGACTGCGCGTATTCGAATAATAATAGCGGCATGATGGTCAATCTGCCCGGAGGTGCACCTCGCGTGAAAAGCTCCGGGAAAACATCTTCTCAGGGCGGAAGCGCCGACCTTTCGTTGATGGGAATGCTGGCCAAGATGGGTCTTCTCTCGCCTCTCGCGTTTCGCCTCTGGTGCTACGTGCGTCCATTCATTGCCTGATGGCTGCATCCTCTCACACCTACGTCGCCTACAAAGGCTCGAGCATGGAGCCTCTCTTTAACCCCGGGGATATCCTTCAGGTTATCCCATATGCCGGCAATAAGATCAGATGCGGTGACGTGATTTTCTACTCATGTCTTTCGCAGAATTGCAGCGTCGTGCACCGCGTGAAAGCCTGCGAAGCACGCGGCATCAGAACAAAGGGGGATAACAATAGACGGGCTGATCCGCGGATTGTGCAGCCACACCAGGTCGTGGGTTATGTCGCGTACGCGTTGAGCGGACAGCGTTGGCGGCGCATCCGGGGAGGCTATATCGGTTCATATGCGGTAAAAGGAGCGCGAGCCCTTGAGCGTATCAGCGCGTGGGCCCGTCTCACTCGTTCCGCCCTTCACGCACGAAGCGCCGTCTCCTGAAAACCTTGCGGTGGAGGGCAGATACCGTTGCCTGAATCCCGGTCGGCGAGGACTGCGCGGCTTCGCGGGAAAAGCCCTCTTTTCTGTGCCTCTTCACAATACCAGAAAGCTGCCCATAAATTCTTGCTCCGATAGTAGTTTTGGGCAACACAGCTCCCGAGACACATACTCTTCATCAAACAGTCTTTGCAGATGCCCTCGAACTCGTGGGGCAAGCCGTCGCGCAGTTCATTGAGCACGGAGGAGTCGCGCCAGACATCTTCCAGCCTGTCGGTAGAAGCGTGACCAAAGACAAGCTCAGGGACGGTCTCGCCGATACCGCAAAGCGCATACGAACCATTAGCAAGTACACCGAGGATTCCCAGGATTCCGCAGACGCCGCAGCCCTGTTGATCACCAAACATCTTGCTCATCGGCTTGAAAGCAGCCGGATGGCTGTAAAACAGACGGAGGCCGGTTGAGAAAGAAAGCTTCTTTTCGGTCCACGCGCCCAGCTCTACAAGTTCGTCAATTGTCAGTGCCTCTCCCTGTTCATGCATCTTCTCACCCCTAGCAGTCGGCTGCACAAGGTTGAATTTGACAGAGCCCGCACCCAGTGACTCGGCAAGCCTCACCACTGCGTCCATCTGGTCTTTGTTTCGGCGCACAATACTCATGATCACCTGTGGCCTGAAACCCACGGAGACAAGGTTGCGGATGCCCGAGAGCGCCGCTTCAAACGAACCGTTAACGCCGCGCATCCACTCATGGGTCTCGGCATCGGCTCCGTCAAGACTGACCGATACAAACGTGTTCTTGCACGATTTGAGCTCCTGAGCCAGTTCGGGGGTACACAGAACACCGTTCGTTTCGACCGTCAGACCCAGATCCTCCCTGCGCACGATCCCGAGCAGTTCCATGATCTGCGGGTGCATAAGCGGCTCACCACCCGTTAATTTCACGCTGGTCAGGCCGAGAGGTTTTGCCTGCTGAAGTATCGATTCAAAAAGTTCCACAGGGAGTGCCGGATAGCTTTTCCCTCCACCCTGGAACTTGGGAGCAATCCAGCAGTGACGGCAGGCGAGGTTACAACCCTCGGTGAGGTAGAAGTAGATGCAGTTGAGACCATAACGCGGCTGACAACTGCAGGACGGGGAGGGGTTTGTCTGTTCTACCTTTTCTGGTTCCCGTTCTGGAATCGGCGTGATCGATTTTATTAGCTCCATGAAGTCCCCCGTAATTTTTCTTCTGCCTGTACCATACTACACGGGACGGCAGAACGATGTGTTCACATTCTTTAAGCGCAGCACGCACAGCCTGCGTCTTCAGGCAGGCGTCCACCTTCTTCCAGGAATTTCCTGAGGCAGGCGTCCGGTGCAGGATGGTAAGCGCTGCCCGTCATCGTGTAGGCCAGAGCGGGGCAGCTCCCCGTACAGTAGCTCATGTACTCGCAGCCCCGGCAAAATTCAAAGCTCGAGAGCGCGATGGATCGTCGCTCTCTCAGCCGCTTCAGTTCTGGATGGTGTTGCCATATCTCCCGAAGATCGTCATGGTTTATGCGGCCCAGCACCAGATGAGGCATCTGTGCACAGGGTGTAATAGCTCCATCGGCTCGCACTGCTATCTGGTTCATCGGTCCTCCGCAGCCGGTGAGGAAGCCTCGGCCGGGCATCTCTCTCCCTTGCTTGCGGGCCTGCTCCATTTCCAGCCAACCCCTCCCCTCCGCGAGCGGGCCGGCAGCAGCACTGATACGACCGTTATACTTCGCGTTCAGCCTCAGCAGCGTTTCCATGGCAAGGCAACGCTCCTCGGCTGTGAGCTGAACAATCCCGGCGTTCTTCCGGCACAGGCCGAGGTGAGAAGCAGAGTTGGTAGAAAACCCCGAAAGACCTACCTCTTCCAGCAGGAGTCGCGCAACATTTTCAAGGTCCCGCACGTTCCTGCGATGGATCGTCACCCGCACTGTGACGGGCAGATTATGACGCTGAAGATGTTTTATTCCGTTCATTGCTTTCCGGAAACTTCCCCTGCCCCGGCAGGCATCATGCGTGATCGGTACTGAACCGTCGATGGAAACTTGCACGCTGTCGCA
This genomic stretch from Syntrophorhabdales bacterium harbors:
- a CDS encoding HAD family hydrolase, which translates into the protein MKKVISFDLDGTLVQGKFGDMVWHRGIPGKYAEKYGVQFEEAQRIILREYEEIGDSNLLWYDVDYWLAKFGLQVSAHDLLDAYAAHIEVVPHALEVIRRLRERYRLVIASNAARIFVDKELAQAGIADHFEYVVSATSDLGMVKKEKRFYHRLAATLGITPEDLVHVGDHEIFDYQVPGSLGIECYHYNPSGESNGNVITDLRELLRRL
- a CDS encoding signal peptidase I translates to MAASSHTYVAYKGSSMEPLFNPGDILQVIPYAGNKIRCGDVIFYSCLSQNCSVVHRVKACEARGIRTKGDNNRRADPRIVQPHQVVGYVAYALSGQRWRRIRGGYIGSYAVKGARALERISAWARLTRSALHARSAVS
- the scmF gene encoding SynChlorMet cassette radical SAM/SPASM protein ScmF — its product is MELIKSITPIPEREPEKVEQTNPSPSCSCQPRYGLNCIYFYLTEGCNLACRHCWIAPKFQGGGKSYPALPVELFESILQQAKPLGLTSVKLTGGEPLMHPQIMELLGIVRREDLGLTVETNGVLCTPELAQELKSCKNTFVSVSLDGADAETHEWMRGVNGSFEAALSGIRNLVSVGFRPQVIMSIVRRNKDQMDAVVRLAESLGAGSVKFNLVQPTARGEKMHEQGEALTIDELVELGAWTEKKLSFSTGLRLFYSHPAAFKPMSKMFGDQQGCGVCGILGILGVLANGSYALCGIGETVPELVFGHASTDRLEDVWRDSSVLNELRDGLPHEFEGICKDCLMKSMCLGSCVAQNYYRSKNLWAAFWYCEEAQKRGLFPRSRAVLADRDSGNGICPPPQGFQETALRA
- the scmE gene encoding SynChlorMet cassette radical SAM/SPASM protein ScmE — translated: MNVMRTPKSMDIDITDRCNLRCKYCSHFSSAGDVGRDIPTEEWLSFFEELGRCAVMDVTLCGGEPFIREDLRELIQGIVRNRMRFKILSNGTLITDEMAAFIASTRRCDSVQVSIDGSVPITHDACRGRGSFRKAMNGIKHLQRHNLPVTVRVTIHRRNVRDLENVARLLLEEVGLSGFSTNSASHLGLCRKNAGIVQLTAEERCLAMETLLRLNAKYNGRISAAAGPLAEGRGWLEMEQARKQGREMPGRGFLTGCGGPMNQIAVRADGAITPCAQMPHLVLGRINHDDLREIWQHHPELKRLRERRSIALSSFEFCRGCEYMSYCTGSCPALAYTMTGSAYHPAPDACLRKFLEEGGRLPEDAGCACCA